The segment TTCCTGATCTGCATACAAAAACATAATGTTTACTTTTGTCTAAAGCATCCTTTGACTCGGGTATCTGAGCTAATGGAATATGTTTTGCGTCCTCGATCATTCCCTGGGCAACTTCTTCATCTTCTCGCACATCGATTACAACTAAATCATTATCCTTTTTCATACGGTTTTCCAATTCATTTGGTTCCATTTCATTTATATGCCCCATATATAAACCATCCTTTTTGTCTATTTACATCAATAATACGTTTTTAAAGAATAGCATGCAAACATCTAACACAAAATAACAAGTATTAAACAAGAGGAGCGTTTTATCATGAAATATATTATCTACTCTATTGTATTGCTGTTATTAATAGCACAGCCTTTCTGCACCAATACAACATCAGCTCAAAGTAATACAGAACCTGTCCTCATCGAAACCTATGAAGCAGATGTTACAGGTGATGGACAAAGCGAGGTTATCGAATTAAGAGGGATTTTATTTTCAAATGACACGAATTATTATCGTGAAGTATGGATTGATATTACAAGTGTACATGACGAACAGTGGACAATCACTTATGAAGGCGGGTACGATCCGACCATTCAATTTATTGATTTAGATCACGATGAAGTACAAGATATTTTTTACCAGAGTGCTACAGGAGGAAGTGGTGGTCTGTATAATTATCACCTTCATACATTAAAAAATGAAAAAGTAGAAGAGATCCCATTACCTGAACAGCTCCATGTTAGAGGGAAATTCATGGATGACTTTAACGTTGAGATCCAACTCTCCCCTGATAGTGAACCAAACATTGTGGATGTTAGCAGTCGGTCAGAAGAGTATATACAACTTGACATTTATAATGACGAGGGAAAATTACTGGAACCAACTTCAGTCATGATAGACCCGATTGCCTTTTTCGAGCCTGTTTTACTCAGCAAAAGTAACGGATACGGCTTAAAAAGCTATCAGCAAATCAGTGGTGCTTACCATGCAGATCAACTGGGAACAGTAGAAACACTTTGGTATTATGAGAATGGTGACTGGATTATTTTACAGACAGAATGGGTGCCATCTAACTAAAATAGGAAAGGA is part of the Virgibacillus sp. NKC19-16 genome and harbors:
- a CDS encoding rhodanese-like domain-containing protein — its product is MGHINEMEPNELENRMKKDNDLVVIDVREDEEVAQGMIEDAKHIPLAQIPESKDALDKSKHYVFVCRSGKRSMKAASFMDEQGYQVSNMVGGMLKWEGEVD